CGACGTACCCATAACCATTCTTTATTATCTTTTGAACGGCATTTACAATATCATCTACAAAATCTGTAGTTCTGGGATGGAAATTGGCAGCCCGTACTCCCAGCAGATGTGCATCGTGGAAATACTCCGCGATGAACGTATCGGCAACTGTCTTCCAATCAACACCCCATTCTTTCGCTTCGTTTATTATCTTATCATCTATGTCCGTGAAGTTTTGGACCATCACGACTTTGTATCCTATGAATTCAAGGAACCTTCTGAATGCATCGAAAACAACCATCGGACGGGCGTTTCCGATGTGGATATAGTTGTAAACGGTAGGACCACACACGTACATCTTCACAATACCAGGTTCAATTGGTTCGAGTGGAACTTTTTCTTTTGTTAAAGTATCCGTGATATAAACTTTGCTCATGCGCTATTCACCACTCTTCTTAAACGATTTTCCAGAAAAATCAAACTTTCAGAAAGTTTTCAATGCGTGCTAAGACTTCTTCTTTTCCAAGTATTTCAAGAATGTCTATCAATTCTGGACCTTCGTGCTTACCTGTTAGAATAAGCCTGAGCGTCATGTAGAAGTCTTTACCTTTCAATTTAGCACCTTTCATCGCCGTCTTGAAGGCAGCGTAAATATTCTCTTTACTCCAGTTTTCCACTTTCTGCAGTTCATCAAGTAAGACCTTATACGTTTCAATTGCTTCGGTAGTCTTCTCAGGTAATGTTGTGGGTCGTTCAAAGAAGAAATCAGTAAGTTCTGGAAGCTGCGAAAGTTCTTCGATTCTGTCCTTTACAGCTGATAAAATCTTTTCCAAATAAGCATCATCCACTTCCCTGTTGATGAAGCTTTTGGCAATCTTTACAAGTTCCTTAGGGTCTTTCATTCTAATGTGTTCGGAGTTCATCCATCTCAGTTTTTCTGGGTTAAAGATTGCCGGATTCTTAACTAGTCGTTCCAAAGAAAAGCTGTTTATAAGTTCTTCCTTGGTGAGTATCTCTTTACCTTCTGGATGCGACCAGCCTAGTAGTGCCAAGAAATTAACCAGAGCTTCTGGTAAGTAACCTCTTGCTTTGAACTCTTCTACAGATGTGGCACCATGGCGTTTACTGAGTTTGCTTCCATCCGGTCCGAGAATCATAGATACATGTCCAAACACGGGGACAGGCCAACCAAGGGCCTCGTAAAGTGCAACTTGTTTAACTGTGTTAGACAGATGGTCATCGCCCCTAAGCACGTGCGTAATTTTCATGAGACCATCATCTATAACGCACGCGTAGTTGTAAGTCGGCATCCCGTTGCTTCTTAGCAGTGCAAAATCCCCAACACTACCCGCTTTAAAAACAACTTCACCTTTTACCACATCGTTTATCACGTAGTCTTTTCTTGGCATAGAGAAATATATCGCAGGCATTAATCCTTTCTCCTCGTATTCTTTCTTCCTTTCCGATGTGTTATATGGCTCGAGCATTTCGCGTGTGTAGTGTGGCGCTTTACCTTCGGCAAGTAGTTTTTCGCGCAGCTGCTCTATTTCCTCAGGATAAGCGTAAACTTCGTAGGCTTTTCCCTGTTTTATTAATTCTTGGGCATAGTGATGGTAAAGCTCTGTTCTCTCACTTTGCCTGTAGGGGCCGTACGGACCACCGATATCAGGACCTTCGTCCCAATCCAAACCAAGCCATCGCAATGCATTGATTAATTGCTCTTCGAAAATCTTCTCAGACCTTTCAACATCAGTGTCTTCGATTCTTAGAATAAACTTTCCACCTGCCTTACGCGCAAAAAGGTAGTTGAACAAAGCGGTTCTTGCACCACCAACGTGAAGATATCCCGTTGGACTTGGCGCAAATCTCACTCTTACCTGGCCGTCACCTGCCATTTTTATCCCTCCGAATCAAGTTTTAGTTTAATCTATACATAAATCGGGGGGCATGCCCCCCGAATTCTGAACTTTAAAAATTAGAAAGAATTTGTAGCAATTTGTCCCTTTTTCCCTCAAAAAGTTTTACTCTTCAAGAGGTTCAAACATATCCTTGCTTACTCCACAGACCGGGCATGTCCAATCATCTGGAAGATTCTCAAATGGTGTACCTGGTGCTATTCCAGAATCTGGATCTCCAACCTCTGGATCGTAAATGTAGCCACAAACGGTGCATCTGTACTTCATATTTCCACCTCCATTCAGTTGCTTGGTAGAAGTATTATACCACAAGAAGACCAAGATTTTCAACCAATATTTTGCAAGAGCGTTGTTAATTACCCAGTTAAGTGCTAAAATAAACTATGCCTAAGACCATCGCCAGCAAAACACAGAAACGTGTCACAAATTTCAAGGAGGGAATAGTAATGATTGCAGAGATTATAAATTACGGTGGGAGCATAAGAGTCCCCAAAAGCGTCGAAGTAGCTTACTCAACACCGGTTCTGCTGAAGTACAATGAACGTATAATTCTTATCGATCCGGGTGACTATGTCTCTTTTGGCTTTTTGGAAGAGTATTTTGAGAGCCACAATATCAGTTTAGAAGACGTGACAGACATCTTGTTAACACATCTCCACTTAGACCATGCTTATGCAACGAAACTTTTCACAAATGCGACAATTTACATCCATGCCGCATACAAATCAAAACCGTACAATAAGTTCGGCCTCATCAAGAGTAAGCTCTATCTTGAAATTATAAACTCTTGGAAAAATGTGGTGGAGATCGACGCGGGAGTGAAATTATTTGATGGAAAAATCCACGTATTTCACACCCCTTGGCACGCAAAAGAACACTGTTCATTTACTATCGATACAGAAAATTTGGGAAGAATTCTGTACACCGGAGACATAGTTATGAATCGTGTAGAGTTTTATGATATAATAAGATGGCTGAGGAATGACGATTGTGCTCGATTTATCAATACTATCGGTCGGAAGTGTGATTATATAGTCTTTACGCATGATGAGTACGTAAAAAGCAGCGATTACTTCAGGGGGTGAGAATTATGAGAATTGCTATGGTTTCTTACGAAGTTTATCCATTCGCGAAGGTCGGAGGACTTGCAGATGTTGTTGGAGCTTTGCCTAAATACATAGAAAGGCAAGGTTTGACGGTTGACATCTTCATGCCTTACCATAAGAAGGTTGATGAGAATGCTCCAAAATTCGGGTATACGATTGAGAAAGTTTCCGAAGCTATCCCTGTTCCTCAACTGCTCACAGAAGAAAAATTTGATATCTACAAAACAACACTTCCTGGAAGCAGGAACGTGAACGTTTTCCTAATCTCCAATCGCTATTACTTCAGCGCTAACGAAGTCTACGAAGGACCGGATTTGGCAGAGCAGGCAATATTCTTCTCAGATGCAGTCCTTGAATCTATAAAAAAACTGGACTTTAATTACGATGTAATTCATGTCAACGACTGGCAAACTGCACTAATACCTGTTTATCTCAAATCCGTATACAAGAACGATGAAAAGCTTTCAAAAATAGCTTCTGTTCTAACTATTCACAACCTGGGATACCAAGGCATTTTTGAACCGTCGTACATGAAATTCGCAGGTCTACCTGACTATCTTTTTAGCATCGATGGAATAGAGTTCTACGGTAATATCAATTTCCTAAAAGGTGGTATTCTTTTTGCGGACGTTATAAACACAGTAAGTCCTACGTACGCACGTGAAATTCAGGCAAAGGAATACGGTGAGAAGCTTGATGGTGTGTTGCGTGTAAGGTCTGCAGACTTGTACGGTATCTTGAATGGTATTGACTACGAAGAATACAATCCAGAAACTGACAAGAGGATATACGTAAATTACAACCTGGAAACTGTTGAAAAGAAGAGAGAAAACAAGAGAATGCTTCAACGTGAACTTGGATTGCCAGAGAGAGATGTTCCAATGATTGGTATGATAAATAGGCTCGTTGACCAAAAAGGGCTCGATATAATGGCTGAGGTAATGGATTACGTTTCTTTATTTGATATGCAATTTGTTCTTCTTGGCACTGGTGACGAGAAGTACGAAGAGATGTTCAAAAGCCTTGGAGAAAAGTACCCGGAAAAGTATTCCATAAATCTTAAATTCGACATTGTACTTGCTCAAAGGATTTATGCTGGTGCGGACATGTTCCTAATGCCTTCAAGATACGAACCCTGTGGTCTTGGACAAATGTACAGCCTTAGATACGGAACAATACCGATAGTTAGGTACACGGGAGGATTAGCTGATACGGTAAAAGAGTACGACCCACAGACTAAAGATGGGAACGGATTCGGATTTGAGCCTTACGACCCTGCATATCTATTAAAAGCAATAGCTAAGGCTTTGTATTACTACAACGAAAAAGAACACTGGATTACGTTGATTAGAAATGCCATGACAACGGATTTGAGCTGGGACAAATCAGCAAAGGAATATGTGAAACTTTACCAACGTGCAAAATCAAAAGTTCAGTAATAAAAAACTTGGGGAGGAATCTTTATGCCTGAATACAGAAAAGACCCAGTTGTAAAAAGGTGGGTTATTATTTCTACTGAACGTGCAAAAAGGCCTCACGATTTTCAAGTAACGCCAGAGGAAGTGAAAACGGGTTTTTGTCCTTTTGACTACGGAAATGAACATACAACACCACCAGAGATCATAGCGTTCCGACCTGCAGATACACAACCCAATACACCTGGATGGTGGGTAAGGGTCGTGCCAAATAAGTTCCCAGCTGTAGACCCCGAGCTGCCAGTTGATAGGTATGGGCACGGGATGTACGATGCGATGACGGGCTTTGGTTATCACGAGGTCATTGTTGAAACTCCTGACCACAACGCGACATTCGCATTACTTGACTACAAACAAGCTGAGGAAGTCATATGGGCTTACGTCACAAGGTTCAGAACTATCGCGAAAGATGAAAGGGTCAAATACATTCTCATCTTCAGAAACCACGGAAAAGAAGGTGGTGCATCTCTTGCCCATCCGCACAGCCAGATCATAGCCACACCTGTTGTGCCAAAGACCGTTCAAGAAGAGCTTGACGGAGCAAAGGATTACTACTCCTACAAAGAAAGATGTGTCTTCTGCGATATGATAAACCAAGAAAAAATTGAGGGAAGACGTATAGTTGAAGAGAATGAACACTTCATAGCTTTTGAACCATATGCCGCAAGATTTCCGTTCGAAACTTGGGTACTTCCAAAAAGGCACTCTCACGATTTTGGTTCAATAAACCCGGAAGAAGTTAGAGCATTCGCACAAATAATGAAAAATGTTCTTCATAGGATCTATGTCGTATTAAACAATCCACCTTATAACTTCTTAATCCATACCGCACCAGTTATGGAAGAAGGGAAAGTTTACTACCATTGGCATGTCGAAATCATTCCTCGCCTAACACGTGTTGCTGGTTTTGAATGGGGTTCTGGATTTTACATCAACCCTGTACCACCAGAAGATGCGGCGAAATATTTGGTAGAAAGCTATCAAGAGGTAATTGAAAAAACAAAATCAGAGTGAAAAACATTAAGTGTAAAAGGAGAAAAAGGAGGATAACAAATGGGCACAAATTTCAGTTTGAACCCGGATCAAAAGATTTCAGAGCTTAAAGAGAACGTCAAACACTTTATTGCTGTGTTGAGTGGAAAAGGAGGAGTTGGAAAAACCACTGTTGCTGTGAATCTGGCAACAGCACTTGCAGAAAGTGGTTACAAAGTTGGGATTCTTGATGTTGATATACATGGTCCTGACATAGTCCGCATGCTCGGTGGGAATGCTGTTCCATTGGTTGATGAAGACGATAAGATAATACCCGCAGAAGTGCTACCAAATTTGAAAGCTTTATCCATTTCCATGATGGTTGAGGAGGGTAAACCTATAATTTGGAGAGGCCCGCTTAAACATTCTGCAATTAAACAATTTCTTGGCGATACAAAGTGGGGAGAACTTGATTTCATGATCTTCGATCTACCACCGGGAACTGGTGACGAAGCTCTTAGCCTTTTCCAAACGATAGGTCAAACTGATGGGGTGTTAATGGTAACAACACCACAAAAAGTTGCGCTCGACGATGTCAGAAGAGCGATAGAATTTGTAAGAGCAATGAATCAGAAAGTATTAGGAATCGTCGAAAATATGTCGTACATGAGATGTAAAGATGAAATCGTCTATCCATTCGGAAAAGGCGGTGCTGATACGTTGTCCCAAGAATATGGAGTGCCTGTGCTTGGGAGGATTCCAATGGACCCCAAGGCACTCGAACTACTTGACGAAGGAAAACCAATAACACTTTACTACAGAGGAAGTGAAGTGGAAAAGGCATTTAGAGAACTCGCCGAAAATGTAGCGAAAGCTGTCGAAAAATAGTGAAAGAGAACTCCAAAATCAAATTTTAAGACATAAAGGTGGTATAAATAATGCGCATAGAACCACCGTCGAACGATCCAAAATTTAAGAGTTCCTCTGTAAAAGGTAAGAAAACAAGTAAGAAAGAACACATAGGCTCGAGTGAGAAGAGCTCATTTTTAGGTGTTTTTGAAGAAGCAGAAAATGAGGCAATTAGAAAGACCATAGAAGAAATGATAAGTGATGTTGTAGAAGCAGGAAATGATTTCGTGAGGTCTCCAACATCAGAGAATCTTAAAAGGTACAAAGAAAAAATCAAAAACGTTTTGAAGTATGTCGAGAAGAACTTATACAAATTAGCTGGTAAGTACGATTACGCACTTTCTCAGCCAAGGCTACACATAATAGTGGAACAAATCGACGAAAGATTAGAACAACTTACGAACTTACTAATCGAGGCTGAAAAGAACACACTTAAGCTTGCGGAAAAAGTAGGAGAGATCAACGGCATCATCTTTGATTTGTACAAGTAGAATTGAAAGGAGAGAATTTAATGAAAGAGTTCTTGCTCGGGATCGTTCAAGGATTGACGGAATTTCTTCCGGTGTCGAGTTCAGGGCACCTGAGTTTATTCTCGAAGTTTTTCGGACTATCGCAGAATCTTTCCTTATTTGCTTTTCTTCACTTGGCAACTTTCTTGGTAGTTCTGATACTCTTGTGGGAAGATGTGTGGAGTATTATAACCGGCTTAATCAAGCTCGACACGACAATGTGGAGTCTTGCACTTAAAATCATCGTTGCATCCATACCAGCAGACCTTGTAGGTGTGTTTTTTGAAAAGAAAATCGAGGAAGTGTTATCTTCTCAAGCTTTAATTGGTGTATTTTTTCTAGTCACAGCGGCAGCATTATGGTTGTCTGACTCGCTAGCTGGAAAAAAGTCACTGAGCGATATTTCTTACCTTGACGCATTGATAGTAGGAGTTTTCCAAGCGATTGCCATATTACCTGGGATATCTCGAAGTGGTTTTACATTGATAGGTGCACTTTTGGTCGGAATGAACCGAACTGATGCCTTTAGATTTTCTTTCTTATTAAGCTTACCAGTCACACTTGCAGCAGGAATTTTCGAACTCAAAGATATTGCTTTCTCGGCAGGTGTATTGGCTGGGTTCGGAGGCTCATTTGTTGCAGGTCTGGTTGCTTTAATCGTTGTTAGACAACTAACCATATCAGCGCACCTAAAGTTCTTTTCTATGTACCTTATTATACCCGCACTGCTCAGCTTTTTTGTCAGGTGAGAATTGATTACTCTTAATCAAGTCCTACCAATTCTGAAGAAACGTAATCCCAGGGAGTAAAAAAAACCTGGGATTTTTCTTTTTGAAAATTGGGAATAAGATTGTGGTGGTTGTCGAATTCTTTGTGTGTATGAACTTTCAGTCTGTGGTATAATCATCTTTGTGGAGTTGCAAATTTAAAACAATTAGAACTGGGAGGGAACTTTTGTGTCTTTGAGATTTGTTCTTCTCAGATCGAAATTGGTTGTCTTTCTCATCACAGCGATTAGTATCTTAAGTTTCAGTGCAAGCTTTTACTTCAGTACGAGAGATGGGATGGGGATATCCGGTTCTTTCGATTCCATTAATTATTTGCTTGGTTTTCCCTATAGTGAGGTCGGTTTCAAACTACCTTTGGATGAGACCAACACCATCTTCCTCTCAGCATTCGGAGGGTACGATTTTATTAGGTCGACGTATTTTATGCGGCTGAGTCCAGATTTCAACGTTGAAAAAATAAGTGTCTCTATACCTTTGGAACTGTCAACCAGAATTGTGCAAACAGATGAAGCAACTGAAACTGGTAGGTTCAATATCGGTATTGCAACGTCCATACGTTTCGAGAATATTGACTTTGCTATATCGGCGTATTATTCTGCCTTTTATCTTTTCTACGACCCAGCGTTCAGTGTGAACATCCCAACAGTCTATACCGACGATATCTTCCGCTCCGCTTTGAACATCAAGGTCTCTTACATCCAACCGTCTTTCTCGATTTCTTTTGGTTACTTCGCTTCACTTTGCTGGCTTTCTTACAGGGCTTCGTTTATAACAGGTGAGAACTCAGCTTACGTTGAAGCAAAATTGAAAATCCGATTTTGAAACAATTAGATGTTTTGGGGGCTTTTGAATTGACAAGTGGAGAAGGAAAAATTAACGAGATTATCGGCAAACTTATAAAACAAAACGCGTTTTATGGATACATTCTGATGGGGGCTAAATACAAAGAAGGTAACGTAAAAAACTTAACAATGACCGTTACAAGAAACGGGGACCTGTTGTTTATCTACAATCCAGTTAGCATAGCAACAAAAAGCGAAGTGATGATTGAAGGACTGATCTTGCACGAGCTAATGCACTTTATTAATAGGCATTACTTAATTAAACCCAAGGATAAGCGCGACAAGGCTGTATGGGACCTTGCAAAAGACGTTGCAATTAATCAATTCATACCACAACTCGATGCACTCAGCGTCCCGTTAAACGTTCTAATTGAGGAAGGTCATGGAACAGATAACGATATCATATTTGCAGGTCCGCCTATGACTATGCTCAATAGAACGGCTGAGGAATATCATGATTACATAATTGAAGAATTCATGAAACGTGGAAATTTTGATATCGAGGCAATCGCTGACAAACTGCCAGATAACCATGAATTTACAAGTGATGTACCGATTGAAATGGTTGTTGAATTGATGGAACAAAAGGTTGGAAAAGCGTTCAACCTTTTTGGCGGGGAATTGCCATCCGGAATGAAACAAAACATCGAGCTGTCAATAAGAAAACCAGTAGTTAATTGGGAAGTAGCGATTAGAAGGTTTGTCGGGCTTTCACAAAGAGGGGATAAGTATTCCACACCGTTAAGACCCAACAGGCGATATGACGACCAGCCTGGTTGGAGGTACATATATACCCCTAAGCTTTGCGTTATCATAGACACAAGTGGGAGCATCCTTGAGGAGGAAATTAATTCCTTTATGAGCGAATTAGATGCTATAGCAAGACAAGAAGTTTCTTTAAAGGTTATACAAGTCGATAAGTCCGTAACGTTCGTTGGTGACTACAAACCTGGCGGATGGAAGGACTTTGAGATTTACGGTGGAGGCGAAACAGACCTCCAGCCAGCTGTAGATATGGCTGAGAATCTATTTAGAAGCGAAGGCATAATAATATTCACAGATGGATACGTTGATTTGCCGAAAGTCAGTAGGAGGGTCCTTTTCGTTTTGAGCAAAAAGCACAATCCCGATTTTTATATCGACGCAAAACGAATATACGGAAGCGTGTATATAATCGATTAAACAAAATCTGAGAGAATCATCAGGAGGAAGCAAAATGGAAGAATTTGGCAGGAACTTTGATAAAGCTTTGGACGATAAAAGTCTCAACGAAAAGGAGCATGAAAAGATAGAATACTTCGGATTCTTAAAGAATAAGATAGAATACGACCTTGTTTTGAACAAATACAAAACCTATTGCTTTTCTGCGCTTGGTAAAGAATACCTGGAATCATTATCTCCGTACAACATCGATGCTCAGCAGGAGTTGTCATATGTTTCAGAGCTCTGTGATTTTGTAAGGGCAAACGGTTATCCTACATCTGATGCTTTCATCGACGTTAGACCCATCTTGCAAAAAATCGCAGATGGTCTTTTGGTAGAAGGAGAAGAATTCCTATTACTACTAAGATTTCTCATTGGTGTTAAATCCTTGAGGGAAATGTTCAAAAACCAAAGATTATTTAACCTGCAAAACTCCGTGGTAAACTTCGTCCTAAAAATAGGTAACTACGATGAGATTATAGATAGGATAAGACAAGTCATAGACGATAATGGGAAGGTAAAAGACAGCGCCTCTTTACTTTTAAAAAACATCAGGAACGAATACTCTGAAACATTGCGAGAAATACGAAAACGTGTTGAAAGGTTCATCTCGCAGCATCAAAACCTGCTTCAGGAGAATACTTACACTATCAAAAACGACAGGTACGTACTGCCAGTAAAGGCTAACGAACGTGGGAAACTGAAAGGAATTGTTCACGGAAGCTCTTCTTCTGGTTCCACTTTGTATTTTGAACCCGAAGAGTTAATACAGCTCAACGACAAGCTGAGGATACTGTCCGAAGAGGAGGCAAAAGAAGTCGCAAGAATTCTCAGAGAACTGACATCAAAAGTGTTTGACAGGCTTCAGTCGCTTCTTGGTGATATCGAGATTCTAAAAAGGCTAGACGGGTTATTTGCAAAGGTGCGATACGTCATTGAGAAAGGTGGACAGATAATCTTTCCTGGTGGAAATTACCTAAAACTCTCAAAGGCAAGACATCCGCTTATACCGGAAGATAAAGTAGTGCCAATCGACATTGAACTTCCAACAGACAAACTCGGTATAGTGATAACAGGTCCAAATACAGGTGGAAAGACTGTATCACTCAAAACTATAGCGTTATCAATAGTTCTAGCGCGCAGTGGCTTCCCCATTCTGGCGGGTGAAAGCTCTCGAATTCCAAATTACGATGTCTACGTTGACATAGGTGACAGTCAAAGTATCTTGGAAAATTTGAGTACGTTTTCTGGCCATATCGTAAATATCGCAAAGGCATTGAGATTAGCTGATGAGAATTCTATAGTCCTCATTGACGAACTCGGTTCTGGAACGGATCCATACGAAGGGAGTGCCATAGCACTTGGTATAATCGAAGAACTTATTGCAAGACGTGTTAAGTTCATCGTTACTACACATTTAACTCCAGTTAAACTATATTCGATGAGTCACGACAAACTTATCACAGCTTCGATGGAATTCGACCCAGAAACGCTATCACCAAAATACAGAATCCTTATGAACATTCCCGGTGCGTCACATGCATTTGAGATTGCACAAAAGTATGGTTTGGACAGCAGAATCTTGGAAAGGGCAAAAGAGCATCTCGATGAGGAACACGTAAGGATAGAGGAATTGATAAAAAATTTGAACAAACATATAAGCGAACTCGAGCAGAGAAAACGAGAACTCGAAAACACTTTGCGCGACTATCAAAAGCAAAAACGCGAATTTGAGGAGAAATACAAGCTCTTGAAGATAAAGAAGATGGAGGAGTTTGACAAAGAACTCCGAGAAGTTTACAAAGACATTCAGAAGGCAAAAAGAGACTTACAAATCACACTACAAAGCAAGAACACCGAAAGTGAACAACTCATCAAAAAAAGGTTGAAAGAGATTGAAGGAGAAGTAAAGCATATCGAAGAGGTCCAAGAAAAGCTTGAAAAAGTCTTCTATGAAACTGCTCTTTCAGAAGAAGAAAAGAGCATTGGAATAGGCGATTCCGTAACACTTGTTGATGGCACTGCTATCGGAAAGGTGGTAGATATCAAAGGTTCAAAAGTGATTGTGGACTTTAATGGAATAAAGCTGGAAGTGAAACCCGAAAAGCTCAAAAAGATCACGCTACCGAATGTTTTAAATTCTGAAAGTACGAAGCACCAGACACAGGTACCAAAGATCCCGGCAAAAGTTTACTCTTCTGGCCTAACGAAGAATGAAATAGACGTTCGAGGTATGACAGTAGAAGAGGCTGTTGAAAAGATTGATGAATTCATAGATCAGCTCCTCATGTCCGACTTTACAATAGGTTACATAATCCATGGAAAAGGTACAGGAAAGCTTGCAACCGGAATATGGAACCATCTACGGCATGACAGACGCATTAAGAACTACCGATTTGGCAGACCAGATGAAGGCGGAGTAGGTGTAACCGTTATCGAATTATGAGTGCTAAGCAAAGAAGTAAACGGGGGTGAAATCTTGATCTTTGCGTTAGATATCGGGACAAGAAAAATTGCAGGATTACTTGTTGACATGGACGAAAATGGAAAAATGATAGTACATGATGTGATACTGAGAGAACATGAGCATAGAGCCATGCTCGATGGTCAAATCCACGATGTTGAAAAGGTTGCAAGGGCTGTAAGCATTGTAAAAAGTGAATTGGAAAATAGAAACAATGTGAAACTTGACAAAGTAGCGGTCGCACTTGCTGGCAGATTTTTGAAAACGTACTTTGGGGAAGCATCCGCAGATGTCAGTGAAGTTGGTGAAATCACTTCGGATGTTGTAACGAAATTGGAACTTGAGGCTGTTGCAAACACGATGGAGAATGTCGAACCCAGCATGTACTGTGTTGGTTACTCAGTAGTTAAATACGAACTCGACGGCATGTGGTTTAAAAAGATAGAAGGGTTAAAAGGTAATCAAGCGAGTGTAAAAGTAGTCGCTACATTTTTGCCTAGTCATGTAGTCGAAGCGATGCTCTCAGTATTGAAGAAGGTCAGTTTGACAATTACTCATCTCACACTCGAACCCATTGCTGCAGTGAACATAACCGTGCCTGAAGATTTGAGGATACTGAACATCGCACTTGTCGATGTCGGAGCAGGAACGAGCGATATCGCTATATCAAAAGACGGAACAATTATAGCTTATGGAATGGTTCCGTTAGCCGGTGACGAAATCACAGAGGCCATAACTAAGACGTTTTTGCTCGACTTCTCAACAGCTGAGTTTGTGAAGCGCAATCTCGAATCAAGCGAGATATTGAAGGTTAAGAACATCCTCGACAAAGAGAAGGAGATAAGACGGGCAGACGTGCTGAAAGCAATTGAACCAATTGTAGATTACATGACCAAACAGATTGCAGATGAAATAGTTGAGCTCAACGGGGGAAAGCCACAAGTGGTAATGATAGTTGGTGGTGGTGCGAAGATACCGATATTTGCACATCATTTAGCCAAACACCTCGAAATGGATGAAGAATTTGTCTCGCTGAAGATGGCGAAGAACTTGGATTTCATCGACGAAACAGGTCAAATTTTTGGGAGTGAATTCATAACACCTCTGGGAATTGGATACACAGCATTGACAAAAACTGGTAGCGTCTTTGAACATGTAACTGTAAATGGCGAAAGGGTTCAGCTTATAGGATTCAAAGGTACATATACCGTTTGGGAAGTTTTGGCACAAATGGGTAAAGACATCCATGCCCTGCTTGGAAAACCAGGGAAGTCTGTTGTGATTGAAATAAACGGTACTCCGGTAGTTGTAAAAGGTAAAATGCCAACACCTGCCAGCGTTAAAATCAACGGAATCCCCGCTTCATTGCGTGATACTGTGAAACACGGTGATGTCATAGAAGTTGGGGAGGCTACCGATGGCGAAGATGCAAAGCCAAGTTTGTACGACATGGTGAAACCTATATACCTTCGTTCGATTGAAACAGAGCAAGTCATTGAATACTATCCAAGAGTAAAATTGAACGGCAAGGAAGTTTTCCAAAACGTTGAACTTCAAGATGGCGATAGCATAACTTATGAAAAGATAAAAGTCCGAGAAATAAGGGAGTTCTTAGCGCAAGATTTAATAAAGATTGAGTACTCCATAAACGGTGTGTACAAAGAAGCAGAAGCTGGAGAAGTAAAAATTTTTAAGGATGACATGGAAC
The DNA window shown above is from Fervidobacterium changbaicum and carries:
- a CDS encoding YaaR family protein, coding for MRIEPPSNDPKFKSSSVKGKKTSKKEHIGSSEKSSFLGVFEEAENEAIRKTIEEMISDVVEAGNDFVRSPTSENLKRYKEKIKNVLKYVEKNLYKLAGKYDYALSQPRLHIIVEQIDERLEQLTNLLIEAEKNTLKLAEKVGEINGIIFDLYK
- a CDS encoding undecaprenyl-diphosphate phosphatase, whose protein sequence is MKEFLLGIVQGLTEFLPVSSSGHLSLFSKFFGLSQNLSLFAFLHLATFLVVLILLWEDVWSIITGLIKLDTTMWSLALKIIVASIPADLVGVFFEKKIEEVLSSQALIGVFFLVTAAALWLSDSLAGKKSLSDISYLDALIVGVFQAIAILPGISRSGFTLIGALLVGMNRTDAFRFSFLLSLPVTLAAGIFELKDIAFSAGVLAGFGGSFVAGLVALIVVRQLTISAHLKFFSMYLIIPALLSFFVR
- a CDS encoding DUF2201 family putative metallopeptidase, translated to MTSGEGKINEIIGKLIKQNAFYGYILMGAKYKEGNVKNLTMTVTRNGDLLFIYNPVSIATKSEVMIEGLILHELMHFINRHYLIKPKDKRDKAVWDLAKDVAINQFIPQLDALSVPLNVLIEEGHGTDNDIIFAGPPMTMLNRTAEEYHDYIIEEFMKRGNFDIEAIADKLPDNHEFTSDVPIEMVVELMEQKVGKAFNLFGGELPSGMKQNIELSIRKPVVNWEVAIRRFVGLSQRGDKYSTPLRPNRRYDDQPGWRYIYTPKLCVIIDTSGSILEEEINSFMSELDAIARQEVSLKVIQVDKSVTFVGDYKPGGWKDFEIYGGGETDLQPAVDMAENLFRSEGIIIFTDGYVDLPKVSRRVLFVLSKKHNPDFYIDAKRIYGSVYIID
- a CDS encoding endonuclease MutS2 — protein: MEEFGRNFDKALDDKSLNEKEHEKIEYFGFLKNKIEYDLVLNKYKTYCFSALGKEYLESLSPYNIDAQQELSYVSELCDFVRANGYPTSDAFIDVRPILQKIADGLLVEGEEFLLLLRFLIGVKSLREMFKNQRLFNLQNSVVNFVLKIGNYDEIIDRIRQVIDDNGKVKDSASLLLKNIRNEYSETLREIRKRVERFISQHQNLLQENTYTIKNDRYVLPVKANERGKLKGIVHGSSSSGSTLYFEPEELIQLNDKLRILSEEEAKEVARILRELTSKVFDRLQSLLGDIEILKRLDGLFAKVRYVIEKGGQIIFPGGNYLKLSKARHPLIPEDKVVPIDIELPTDKLGIVITGPNTGGKTVSLKTIALSIVLARSGFPILAGESSRIPNYDVYVDIGDSQSILENLSTFSGHIVNIAKALRLADENSIVLIDELGSGTDPYEGSAIALGIIEELIARRVKFIVTTHLTPVKLYSMSHDKLITASMEFDPETLSPKYRILMNIPGASHAFEIAQKYGLDSRILERAKEHLDEEHVRIEELIKNLNKHISELEQRKRELENTLRDYQKQKREFEEKYKLLKIKKMEEFDKELREVYKDIQKAKRDLQITLQSKNTESEQLIKKRLKEIEGEVKHIEEVQEKLEKVFYETALSEEEKSIGIGDSVTLVDGTAIGKVVDIKGSKVIVDFNGIKLEVKPEKLKKITLPNVLNSESTKHQTQVPKIPAKVYSSGLTKNEIDVRGMTVEEAVEKIDEFIDQLLMSDFTIGYIIHGKGTGKLATGIWNHLRHDRRIKNYRFGRPDEGGVGVTVIEL